The genomic region CTGTAAAGATCTAGGGTTTTCAGTATGGTATGAACTTTCCTCGTGGTATTGGTAACGAGGATCACCTTAAATCCCATGGCCTTAACCTCCCTCAAGAAGGGTAAGGCATCCTCGTAGAGCTCAAAGTGTTCTGAAAGATAGTTTCTCGACGACAGCCTCTTCACTACCTGAGGATCTGCTGGTTTTCCCATCTCATATAGTATATCATAAAAATCGAGTTGCGAGAGTCCATCATGATCCGGATGCGGAAAGTTTGCCTTCCCCATGTGCTTCATGAGAGCCCTGTAAACCTCCCTTTCGTTAACCTCTAATCCCTCCTCTGCCATTGCCTTGGCAATGCTCTCGTGCATCCTGGGAACGAACTTGACCAGGGTATCTCCCATATCCACGAAAATCGCTGTCATATCAGACCTCATCCCTTCCCCTTATTAAAAACTTGGGCTGTGAAATCCTCTCGGACTTACACCTGGGACATCTGCTCGGCCTTTTAGGTTTCTCAAGTGATATCTCAGCACCGCATGATTCGCACCTAGGAGGGTAAAGTATTACCACATAATCCTTCCTCTTTGAGGAGAGGGCAATGTGATATATATGATCGTAAACCTCCTGCTCCCTTCTTATCCCTGTAGCTTGCATAATATCCCTAGCTGTTAGGGGCTCCACAGATGACCTAAGTAACAACAGTATTCTCTCCCTCGTTGTAAGATATTCCTCCGGCAAATGGCTCCCTTAATTCATTTCTCGGGGACAATTTTATACCAAATGATCTGAGGAGCCAATCGTCGAGGGAGAAATCGAAGTGCTTTCCATCCTTCTCTACGACCTGACCTGGGAAATATTTGGTCATCTCCTCCACCACCTCACACTCGCTAACCCTGTTACCCACGTTTATGACCCCTGTGGCACCCTTCTTAAGGAGGAGGGAAACAACTCTGCCTATGCCCCTTGTGGATATAATGGAAAGGTAAAAATTCCTATTACAGACTGCCCTTCCCCTCAACACGAGGCTCCTAAGGTGATTGTAGAGTAACCCCCTGTAGGAGAGGGAGAAGGGAAAACCCAGCCTAAGGACCAGGTAGTTACCAAGGGACGCAATTCCAATCTCACCTGCTAACTTTGTCACTCCGTAATAGTTCAAGGGATCTGGGGTAGAGGTTTCCCCATAAAATCCCCTTCTGCCGTTGAATATCATGGACGAGGAAAGGTAGACGTTGAGAGCCCCTATCTTGTGGTCAGCCTTGCCCATGTTTATGGCTAGCCAAGTGTTTACGTTCCAAGCTCTAGCCCTATCCCAATTGGCCTCCTGATATGGAACTTCATAGGTATGTATCACTATGTCAGGCCTCTCCTGAAGGACTCGATAGGGTGAGTCAGTTACCAATACCTCCCCTGGAAGGTCCTTCGCTATCTCCCTAGCTATTTCCCCTTCGTCGGTCACTATAATTTTCATTCACTTGAATTAACGTTGAGCGTTAATAAGATCGGAGTAAAACGCGTCTATCTTCTTTACTAGATTCTCTGATGTGACACCGTTGGCCATGGCTAGGGCCATTGCTCCCCCTGCACCCACTCCTTCCTTGACAAACCCCCTTTCGTAAACCCTCAGTCCCTCGTGTTGACTCTGGGAAAGATCTAGGTTTGCATGGGATAGCTTAACTCCAAGGGTTTTGACCAACTCCATGAGCCTAGCTGTAGTGTCGTTGATTATCCACTTGGTGGTGATTATTCCAACACTATTCAGTTTCTCGGGTGAAAGTTCCTTTATCACGGCTGACACTGCAGCCATCTGTGTTCCCCCAGCAAGTATAGTCAGTCCCCTGAATCCCATGGCTAGCCCAGCTACAGCTAGAATTACAGGATCCGCTAGCCAGTAAATTCTCTCCGTCGTGTCCCTAGGGGCACTCCTCACTGCTTCCTCTACCACTTTTCGTTTTAGCTCCTTTGGATTGTTTGGGGATGAGGAACTCACAATCTCAACCCCGTTAAAACCTAGCCCAGTGAGCACAGCTGCAGCTGTAGTTGTTCCAGCAGGAATGGATTCACCTACTACGAGGACCTCCTCTGACAGATTTTCGCCAAGGACTGTGGCATTGGCAATTATATTCTCTGCCACCTCCTTCCTCACTCCGCCCTTTCTTATATCTCTCCCTGGTTCCCCATGGAGATCCACAAAGGGGATCTTGGGAGTGACCCTGG from Metallosphaera sedula DSM 5348 harbors:
- the cobT gene encoding nicotinate mononucleotide-dependent phosphoribosyltransferase CobT, which encodes MIVDHIGNLSDALKGKKSTFALVIGTTDVSLIPGITVAGATPELTMFTPAADAEYLITGSCKVIKGVPVTPDGIPTPALLSRASLSLINVNKLVVNAGARVTPKIPFVDLHGEPGRDIRKGGVRKEVAENIIANATVLGENLSEEVLVVGESIPAGTTTAAAVLTGLGFNGVEIVSSSSPNNPKELKRKVVEEAVRSAPRDTTERIYWLADPVILAVAGLAMGFRGLTILAGGTQMAAVSAVIKELSPEKLNSVGIITTKWIINDTTARLMELVKTLGVKLSHANLDLSQSQHEGLRVYERGFVKEGVGAGGAMALAMANGVTSENLVKKIDAFYSDLINAQR
- a CDS encoding HAD family hydrolase, whose amino-acid sequence is MTAIFVDMGDTLVKFVPRMHESIAKAMAEEGLEVNEREVYRALMKHMGKANFPHPDHDGLSQLDFYDILYEMGKPADPQVVKRLSSRNYLSEHFELYEDALPFLREVKAMGFKVILVTNTTRKVHTILKTLDLYRYLDGVIASCDVGVMKPNPKIFYHAIKEAGEEGIHIGDVYEIDYVGARRAYLNAILVDRFGFYPEVKENKVSDLYQALELIKEKLKF
- a CDS encoding transcriptional regulator → MPEEYLTTRERILLLLRSSVEPLTARDIMQATGIRREQEVYDHIYHIALSSKRKDYVVILYPPRCESCGAEISLEKPKRPSRCPRCKSERISQPKFLIRGRDEV
- a CDS encoding sugar nucleotide-binding protein encodes the protein MKIIVTDEGEIAREIAKDLPGEVLVTDSPYRVLQERPDIVIHTYEVPYQEANWDRARAWNVNTWLAINMGKADHKIGALNVYLSSSMIFNGRRGFYGETSTPDPLNYYGVTKLAGEIGIASLGNYLVLRLGFPFSLSYRGLLYNHLRSLVLRGRAVCNRNFYLSIISTRGIGRVVSLLLKKGATGVINVGNRVSECEVVEEMTKYFPGQVVEKDGKHFDFSLDDWLLRSFGIKLSPRNELREPFAGGISYNEGENTVVT